A single window of Candidatus Goldiibacteriota bacterium DNA harbors:
- a CDS encoding manganese efflux pump, with protein sequence MDCFAVSLSAGTCRVKVKTPILLKMALMFGIFQAGMTLIGWLVGSAFAGIIEAFAHWIAFSLLLAVGGKMIAEALKKEEDKTGLNYCSVRILLLLSVATSIDALAVGVSFSILKAGLALPVIIIGLASFIFSIAGGLIGRKTGEMLGNKAEIFGGIILIGIGIKILIEHL encoded by the coding sequence ATGGACTGTTTTGCTGTTTCGCTGTCCGCCGGCACATGCAGGGTAAAAGTTAAAACGCCAATTCTGCTGAAGATGGCTTTAATGTTCGGTATTTTTCAGGCGGGAATGACGCTTATCGGCTGGCTTGTTGGAAGCGCTTTTGCCGGTATTATAGAAGCATTTGCCCATTGGATAGCTTTTAGCCTTCTTCTGGCGGTGGGGGGCAAAATGATTGCGGAAGCTTTAAAAAAAGAGGAAGATAAAACGGGTTTAAACTATTGCAGCGTCCGGATACTGCTGCTGCTTTCGGTAGCCACAAGTATTGACGCGCTTGCGGTGGGAGTAAGTTTTTCCATCCTTAAAGCAGGGTTGGCGCTTCCTGTTATTATTATAGGGCTGGCATCATTTATTTTTTCAATCGCAGGAGGTCTTATAGGAAGAAAAACAGGCGAGATGTTAGGTAATAAAGCGGAAATATTCGGCGGGATTATACTTATTGGTATTGGAATAAAGATTCTTATTGAACACCTTTAA
- a CDS encoding DUF177 domain-containing protein, translating into MLKINLSSFSVRQELSFDLTKDDISLDDSAVLEGPLHLELALTKDSDTAIIVEGSLKGRLAMSCSRCLKDIIQDIEGEFVTIFKEKSRMNDEDRESDVLEYKDNELDLTDFIRQTVLIEAPIKPVCDENCLGLCPVCGKNRNEGDCGHKQEIKFNPFGGLDIK; encoded by the coding sequence ATGTTAAAAATTAATCTGTCATCGTTTTCGGTAAGGCAGGAATTAAGTTTTGACCTTACGAAAGATGACATTTCATTGGATGATTCAGCTGTACTTGAAGGGCCGCTGCATCTTGAACTGGCGCTTACCAAGGATTCTGATACAGCCATTATTGTTGAAGGCAGCCTTAAAGGCAGGCTTGCAATGTCCTGTTCGCGCTGTTTAAAAGATATAATTCAGGATATTGAAGGCGAATTTGTAACTATTTTTAAAGAGAAAAGCCGCATGAATGACGAAGACAGGGAAAGCGATGTTCTTGAATATAAGGATAATGAACTTGATTTAACGGATTTTATACGGCAGACGGTGCTTATTGAAGCTCCTATTAAGCCGGTTTGTGACGAAAACTGTCTTGGTTTATGCCCGGTATGCGGCAAAAACCGCAATGAAGGCGATTGTGGGCATAAACAGGAGATTAAATTCAATCCGTTTGGCGGGCTTGACATTAAATAA
- the rpmF gene encoding 50S ribosomal protein L32 gives MANLTWRTSKSKTRSRKAANMKLSQNINLTECPNCHAKKEQHRVCKSCGHYNGKEVISSEE, from the coding sequence GTGGCAAATTTAACGTGGAGAACTTCAAAGTCTAAAACAAGGTCAAGAAAAGCGGCTAACATGAAATTAAGCCAGAATATCAACCTCACGGAATGCCCCAACTGCCATGCAAAAAAAGAGCAGCACAGGGTATGCAAAAGCTGCGGCCATTACAACGGCAAAGAAGTTATTAGCTCCGAAGAATAG
- the plsX gene encoding phosphate acyltransferase PlsX: protein MRIVLDAMGGDNAPQVEVNGTVEAIKKNRDLNVILVGKKEEIEKYLNTYKLSEKERARIEIVNANEVITMADEPAKAFKQKQDSSMIVGAKLVKDGRADAFVSAGNTGAMLVTSLLTIGRIPGVIRPAILVPMPSKSGTTAVLDAGANVDCKPIHLAQFAIMGSIYASHIFKINNPRVGVMSVGEEEGKGNELTIEAKEIIKKLNLNFKGNVEGRDVFNGNADVVVCDGFVGNIILKVGEGAGVLLVSEIKAGAKKSLLTIIGGLLMKKVFKQVKDRINPDAYGGAPLLGIQKPVIISHGSAGVEGIKNALIVAYEFVDGHINEEIEREVKKMEAKSE from the coding sequence GTGCGCATTGTTCTGGATGCAATGGGCGGGGATAATGCCCCGCAGGTAGAGGTTAACGGCACTGTTGAAGCTATAAAAAAGAATCGCGACCTTAATGTCATACTTGTCGGTAAAAAGGAAGAAATTGAAAAATACCTTAACACGTATAAATTAAGCGAAAAAGAACGCGCGCGCATTGAAATTGTAAACGCAAATGAAGTAATTACAATGGCGGATGAACCGGCAAAAGCATTTAAACAGAAGCAGGACTCTTCAATGATAGTAGGCGCCAAACTGGTAAAAGACGGCAGGGCAGATGCTTTTGTTTCAGCCGGCAATACCGGCGCGATGCTTGTTACGTCACTGCTTACAATAGGCAGGATACCCGGTGTTATAAGGCCGGCAATTTTAGTTCCTATGCCTTCTAAAAGCGGAACCACAGCTGTACTTGACGCCGGCGCCAATGTGGACTGCAAACCAATTCATCTGGCGCAGTTTGCCATAATGGGAAGTATTTATGCGTCGCACATATTTAAAATAAATAATCCCCGCGTTGGCGTAATGAGCGTTGGCGAAGAAGAAGGCAAGGGAAATGAACTTACAATTGAAGCGAAAGAAATTATAAAAAAACTTAATCTTAATTTTAAAGGCAATGTGGAAGGGCGTGACGTGTTTAACGGCAACGCCGATGTTGTTGTCTGCGACGGTTTTGTGGGCAATATAATACTTAAAGTTGGGGAAGGCGCGGGAGTGCTTTTGGTAAGCGAAATAAAAGCCGGCGCAAAAAAGAGCCTGCTTACCATAATCGGCGGCCTGCTTATGAAAAAAGTTTTTAAACAGGTGAAGGACAGGATAAATCCCGATGCTTACGGCGGCGCGCCGCTTCTTGGTATACAAAAACCGGTAATAATATCGCACGGCAGCGCGGGAGTGGAAGGGATTAAAAACGCGCTGATAGTCGCGTATGAATTTGTGGACGGGCATATAAACGAAGAAATTGAAAGGGAAGTGAAAAAAATGGAGGCAAAGAGTGAATAA
- a CDS encoding ketoacyl-ACP synthase III, with protein sequence MNKRAAILGTGYYVPETIRTNKDIEKMLDTTDEWITSMTGIKERRLADKDQPTSFLAAKAAEKALVNAGIKKEEIDFVIVATVTGDYVWPSTANVVVNRLGINGVPSLDVSAACSGFIYGLSVARAYVESGMYKNILLIGAEEFAKISDWTDRKTCVLFGDGAGAVIVGQAETESQGILSTYLGSDGSKAQFLLQPGGGTANPFSQEVLDKKMQYVYMEGKEVFKHAVVKMTSSIEIAMEKANVTPEQVDYFIFHQANKRIIDSIAQRFEVPEQKLIVNIHKYANTSAATIPIALAEAVEEGKIKKGDLLGFSALGAGFTWGGAVVRL encoded by the coding sequence GTGAATAAACGGGCTGCCATACTTGGAACGGGTTATTATGTTCCGGAAACAATACGTACAAATAAAGATATAGAAAAGATGCTTGATACCACGGATGAATGGATTACTTCTATGACAGGAATAAAAGAGAGAAGGCTGGCGGATAAAGATCAGCCCACTTCTTTTCTTGCCGCGAAAGCGGCGGAAAAAGCGCTTGTAAACGCGGGTATAAAAAAAGAAGAAATTGATTTTGTGATAGTTGCCACTGTTACAGGGGATTATGTATGGCCTTCAACCGCCAATGTTGTTGTTAACAGGCTTGGAATTAACGGAGTTCCGTCACTTGATGTGTCCGCGGCGTGTTCCGGATTTATTTACGGGCTTTCTGTGGCAAGGGCTTATGTGGAATCCGGAATGTATAAAAATATTCTGCTAATAGGAGCGGAAGAATTCGCAAAGATTTCTGACTGGACAGACAGAAAAACGTGCGTGCTTTTTGGCGACGGTGCGGGAGCGGTTATTGTCGGACAGGCAGAAACTGAAAGCCAGGGCATACTTTCAACGTATCTTGGTTCGGATGGTTCAAAAGCCCAGTTTTTACTTCAGCCGGGCGGAGGGACAGCAAATCCTTTTAGTCAGGAAGTTCTTGATAAAAAAATGCAGTATGTATATATGGAAGGAAAAGAAGTGTTTAAACACGCTGTGGTTAAGATGACTTCTTCAATAGAAATTGCCATGGAAAAAGCAAATGTAACTCCGGAACAGGTTGATTACTTTATATTTCATCAGGCAAATAAAAGGATCATTGACTCAATAGCACAGAGGTTTGAAGTGCCTGAACAAAAACTTATTGTTAATATACATAAATACGCCAATACGTCCGCGGCTACAATTCCAATAGCGCTGGCCGAAGCGGTTGAAGAAGGTAAAATAAAAAAAGGCGATCTGCTTGGTTTTTCCGCGCTTGGCGCGGGTTTCACATGGGGCGGCGCCGTTGTCAGGTTATAA
- the fabD gene encoding ACP S-malonyltransferase codes for MMSTALVFPGQGSQYVGMGFAFSEHNERANSIFAMARETCGRELLDAMFLGPEETLKKTDFTQPAILTVSVAIYEAIKDSVKPVFFAGHSLGEYSALCCAGAMDFKTAVEMVKLRGSLMQEASGKAASGMAAVLGLDVENIKLLCEKVKPAGDMSLANINCPGQIVVSGDSAAIDAGEAAAKELGAKRYIKLAVAGAFHSRFMQSAADGMAENMASFNMKDTAVPVISNVTAQAVTKAEEIKKLLVRQIVSPVRWIESVEYMKAQGVDTFIECGPGAVLSGLIKKIDKNLKIINIEKPDDLLKLQEI; via the coding sequence ATAATGTCAACAGCATTGGTTTTTCCGGGTCAGGGTTCGCAGTATGTAGGTATGGGTTTCGCGTTCAGCGAACACAATGAAAGGGCTAATTCTATTTTTGCCATGGCAAGGGAAACATGCGGCAGGGAACTTCTGGACGCTATGTTTTTAGGCCCTGAAGAAACACTTAAAAAAACGGATTTTACGCAGCCCGCGATTCTGACTGTAAGCGTGGCTATATACGAAGCAATTAAAGACAGTGTTAAACCGGTTTTTTTCGCGGGTCACAGCCTTGGCGAATATTCCGCTTTATGCTGCGCCGGCGCAATGGATTTTAAAACAGCGGTTGAAATGGTAAAATTAAGGGGTTCGCTTATGCAGGAAGCTTCCGGCAAAGCTGCAAGCGGCATGGCGGCGGTACTTGGGCTGGATGTTGAAAATATAAAATTACTGTGCGAAAAAGTAAAACCGGCAGGCGATATGTCGCTTGCAAATATTAATTGTCCCGGACAGATAGTGGTGTCAGGTGATTCAGCCGCAATAGACGCGGGAGAAGCGGCCGCAAAGGAACTTGGCGCAAAAAGGTATATTAAACTGGCTGTGGCAGGCGCTTTTCATTCGCGGTTTATGCAGAGCGCGGCTGACGGTATGGCTGAAAATATGGCTTCTTTTAACATGAAAGATACGGCAGTCCCGGTAATTTCAAATGTGACAGCGCAGGCTGTGACGAAGGCTGAAGAAATTAAAAAACTTCTTGTAAGGCAGATTGTGTCGCCGGTTCGGTGGATTGAATCGGTTGAATACATGAAAGCGCAGGGAGTGGATACTTTTATAGAGTGCGGGCCCGGTGCTGTATTATCCGGACTGATTAAAAAGATAGATAAAAATTTAAAAATAATAAATATTGAAAAACCTGATGACCTTTTAAAACTGCAGGAAATCTAA
- the fabG gene encoding 3-oxoacyl-[acyl-carrier-protein] reductase: MGLLNGKIALVTGGAQGIGETIAATLAREGASVAVLDVNLEKASATAAKLKEFGVDSEAYKCDVSNVAEVEETVNKVIDKFKRIDILVNNAGITRDNLLIRMTEQEWDLVIAINLKGTFNFTKAVGKIMMKQRAGAIINISSVIGLMGNAGQTNYAATKAGVIGITKSVAKELGSRNVRVNAVCPGYINTAMTDKLTEEVKNAMIQIIPAKKMGETQDVANAVLFLASDLSSYVTGETIRVDGGMAM, from the coding sequence ATGGGATTACTGAACGGAAAGATAGCACTTGTAACAGGCGGAGCTCAGGGAATAGGCGAAACCATTGCGGCAACACTTGCGCGTGAAGGCGCGTCAGTTGCTGTTCTTGATGTAAATCTTGAAAAAGCGTCAGCTACAGCCGCGAAGTTAAAAGAATTTGGAGTTGATTCGGAAGCTTATAAATGTGATGTGTCAAATGTGGCGGAAGTTGAAGAAACTGTGAACAAAGTAATTGACAAATTTAAGCGCATTGATATACTTGTCAACAATGCGGGTATTACAAGGGACAATCTTTTAATAAGGATGACCGAACAGGAATGGGACCTTGTAATTGCAATTAACCTGAAAGGTACTTTTAATTTTACCAAAGCTGTAGGAAAAATAATGATGAAGCAGAGAGCGGGCGCGATAATTAATATTTCGTCCGTTATAGGGCTTATGGGGAATGCCGGGCAGACAAATTACGCGGCTACTAAAGCCGGTGTTATTGGAATAACAAAAAGTGTTGCCAAAGAACTTGGTTCAAGAAATGTAAGGGTAAACGCGGTTTGTCCCGGATACATTAATACGGCAATGACTGATAAATTGACTGAAGAAGTTAAAAATGCCATGATACAGATAATTCCTGCGAAGAAAATGGGTGAAACCCAGGACGTGGCAAACGCGGTATTGTTCCTTGCATCAGACCTGTCTTCATATGTGACGGGAGAAACAATAAGAGTAGACGGCGGAATGGCAATGTAA
- the acpP gene encoding acyl carrier protein, whose amino-acid sequence MADEKTIEERVKDVIVAQLGVDAAEVKPEASFIDDLGADSLDTVELVMALEEEFGVEIPDEDAEKIKTVGEATDSIKSKLG is encoded by the coding sequence ATGGCAGACGAAAAGACAATTGAAGAAAGAGTGAAGGACGTTATCGTAGCACAGCTTGGTGTTGACGCAGCGGAAGTTAAACCGGAAGCATCGTTTATTGATGACCTTGGTGCGGATTCACTTGATACCGTGGAGCTTGTAATGGCGCTTGAAGAAGAATTCGGCGTAGAGATCCCGGATGAAGACGCGGAAAAGATCAAAACAGTAGGCGAAGCCACAGACAGCATTAAGTCAAAGCTGGGCTAA
- the fabF gene encoding beta-ketoacyl-ACP synthase II, translating into MEKKRVVITGMGVLTPVGNNVKDTWDAVLAGKSGIGLITQFDVTAYPTKIAGEIKNFDASEVMEKKEIRRTPGFIQYALKAAKEAVEMSGLENASINKDRVAVIVGSGIGGISVMEEQYKILIEKGPSRVSPFFIPMMIINMAAAYISMRYGYRGPNYGIVTACASGTHAFGEGAKMIIRGDADVAVVGGVESSVGPLGLAGFCSAKSLSQRNDDPATASRPFDKDRDGFVMADGAGILVLETLEHAKARGANIIAEYAGYGASDDAYHMVAPPEDGAGGILCMKNALADAGIKPEQVDYINAHGTSTNLNDKTESKIIRQVFGEHANKVMISSTKSMTGHMLGATGAVEAVMCALSCKYDVVHPTINQFTTDPECGLDYVPNVKREAVVNYAASNSLGFGGHNATIVIKKYKE; encoded by the coding sequence ATGGAAAAGAAAAGAGTTGTCATTACCGGCATGGGTGTGCTTACCCCGGTTGGGAACAACGTAAAAGATACCTGGGATGCGGTGCTTGCAGGTAAAAGCGGCATTGGCCTTATTACCCAGTTTGATGTTACGGCTTATCCCACAAAGATTGCCGGAGAAATTAAAAATTTTGATGCATCAGAGGTCATGGAAAAAAAAGAAATCAGAAGGACGCCCGGTTTTATTCAGTATGCTTTAAAAGCAGCTAAAGAAGCCGTGGAAATGTCGGGCCTTGAAAATGCGTCAATTAATAAAGACAGAGTGGCTGTAATTGTGGGCTCGGGAATCGGCGGCATTTCCGTAATGGAAGAGCAGTACAAGATTCTTATTGAAAAAGGTCCATCCAGAGTTTCCCCTTTCTTTATTCCGATGATGATTATTAACATGGCAGCAGCCTATATATCCATGCGTTACGGTTATCGCGGCCCTAATTACGGTATTGTGACCGCGTGCGCGTCAGGAACGCATGCTTTTGGAGAAGGCGCAAAAATGATTATCCGCGGCGACGCGGATGTGGCGGTAGTCGGCGGAGTGGAAAGTTCGGTTGGCCCTTTGGGGCTTGCCGGTTTTTGTTCTGCGAAATCACTGTCTCAGCGTAATGACGATCCTGCAACTGCTTCAAGGCCGTTTGACAAAGACCGTGACGGTTTTGTAATGGCGGATGGCGCCGGAATTCTTGTGCTTGAAACGCTGGAGCATGCTAAAGCGCGCGGTGCAAACATCATTGCGGAATACGCGGGTTACGGCGCTTCTGATGACGCTTACCATATGGTGGCGCCGCCGGAAGACGGCGCGGGCGGAATTCTTTGCATGAAGAACGCCCTTGCAGATGCCGGTATTAAGCCGGAACAGGTTGATTACATCAATGCCCACGGCACTTCAACAAACTTGAATGATAAAACAGAATCAAAAATCATCAGACAGGTTTTTGGAGAACATGCAAATAAGGTTATGATAAGTTCCACTAAATCAATGACCGGGCATATGCTGGGAGCCACAGGCGCGGTTGAAGCCGTTATGTGCGCTTTGTCATGCAAATACGATGTGGTGCATCCGACTATCAATCAGTTTACCACAGATCCTGAATGCGGGCTTGATTACGTTCCTAATGTAAAAAGGGAAGCGGTTGTCAATTATGCGGCTTCAAATTCGCTGGGTTTTGGCGGACACAACGCAACAATCGTAATAAAAAAATATAAAGAATAA
- the rnc gene encoding ribonuclease III yields the protein MLKESIIEDYLDKNGLLNQKPVLEALTHKSAEGPHYERLEFLGDSVLGLCVSDYLYSEMSDTDVGAISKIKGYLVSKDVLYKIAADNNLIKHIVFGSALTKKDIKNNKKIMSDVIESLIGAIYLLKGFEEVNEFIMNIYKDEFKNIGTKKDLGDYKSELQMKILSKGTRLPEYAVVNAEGQEHKKTFYVEVSLDSGVIGKGKGKTIKEAEQAAAKKALGSPKIKEAKK from the coding sequence ATGTTAAAAGAAAGCATTATTGAAGATTATCTTGACAAGAACGGGCTTTTGAATCAAAAGCCCGTTCTTGAAGCTTTAACGCACAAGTCGGCCGAAGGCCCTCATTACGAAAGGCTTGAATTTCTGGGCGATTCGGTTCTTGGTTTATGCGTTTCAGATTACCTTTACAGCGAAATGTCAGACACGGATGTCGGGGCCATTTCAAAGATCAAAGGCTATCTGGTAAGCAAGGATGTTCTTTACAAGATAGCGGCGGATAATAACCTTATTAAACATATTGTTTTTGGAAGCGCGCTGACAAAGAAAGATATTAAAAATAATAAAAAAATAATGAGCGACGTAATAGAATCGCTTATAGGCGCCATATACCTGTTAAAAGGTTTTGAAGAAGTAAATGAATTCATAATGAATATTTATAAGGATGAATTTAAAAATATAGGCACAAAAAAAGACCTTGGCGATTATAAGTCAGAACTTCAGATGAAGATACTTTCAAAAGGAACAAGGCTTCCGGAATACGCGGTGGTAAACGCTGAAGGCCAGGAGCACAAAAAAACTTTTTACGTTGAAGTTTCCCTGGATTCCGGGGTTATAGGCAAAGGAAAAGGAAAAACAATAAAGGAAGCCGAACAGGCGGCCGCTAAAAAGGCGCTGGGCTCACCAAAAATCAAGGAGGCAAAGAAGTGA
- a CDS encoding acyl-CoA dehydrogenase family protein translates to MNYFLSDEEQMIVETSRELAVKKVKPVREHYDEAGIFPWDIVKEMANLGLCGLYIPEEYGGMSGEGSKGIMQLVLCVEEMSKICGGISLAMAASALGTFPILLGATAEQKKKYLPDIASGKKLAAFGLTEAGAGSDAGAMRTTAVKKGNKYVINGTKQWITNGSEAETYTVFAITDKSKGTRGCSCFIVEKGTPGFTFGKKENKMGIRASATTELIFQDCEVPEENLVGGKEGMGFIHAVGTLNHSRPGVAAQALGIAAGALDEALAYSRQREQFGTKISSFQAVQHMLANMAVEVEAARGLIYNVARGVDKGAVDFAKDSAMCKYYASEVAMRVTTNAVQVFGGYGYMKEYPVEKMMRDAKITQIYEGTSQIQLNEIAAKLIKEHAMKKK, encoded by the coding sequence GTGAATTATTTTCTCTCGGATGAAGAACAGATGATTGTGGAAACAAGCCGTGAACTTGCGGTTAAAAAGGTAAAACCGGTAAGGGAACATTATGACGAAGCCGGAATTTTTCCGTGGGACATAGTAAAAGAAATGGCAAATCTTGGACTTTGCGGCTTATACATTCCGGAAGAGTACGGCGGAATGTCAGGCGAAGGAAGCAAGGGAATAATGCAGCTTGTATTGTGCGTTGAAGAAATGTCAAAAATTTGCGGCGGCATATCGCTTGCAATGGCGGCATCAGCGCTGGGAACATTCCCGATTCTGTTGGGAGCCACAGCGGAACAGAAAAAGAAATATCTTCCGGATATTGCTTCCGGTAAAAAGCTTGCTGCATTCGGCCTTACAGAAGCAGGCGCCGGTTCGGACGCGGGAGCTATGAGAACCACAGCGGTTAAAAAAGGAAATAAATATGTAATAAACGGCACAAAACAGTGGATTACAAACGGCAGCGAAGCAGAGACCTATACTGTTTTTGCAATAACAGATAAATCCAAAGGCACCAGGGGCTGCTCCTGCTTCATAGTTGAAAAAGGTACACCCGGATTCACATTTGGAAAGAAAGAAAATAAGATGGGTATCAGGGCTTCGGCCACCACAGAACTTATTTTTCAGGACTGCGAAGTACCGGAGGAAAATCTTGTCGGCGGAAAAGAAGGCATGGGCTTCATACACGCGGTAGGAACGCTTAACCATTCAAGGCCGGGAGTTGCGGCGCAGGCGCTTGGTATTGCAGCAGGCGCTCTTGATGAAGCTCTGGCTTATTCCAGGCAGAGGGAGCAGTTTGGCACAAAAATATCCTCTTTCCAGGCTGTTCAGCATATGCTTGCCAATATGGCGGTTGAAGTTGAAGCGGCAAGGGGCCTTATCTATAATGTAGCCCGCGGGGTTGATAAGGGCGCGGTAGATTTTGCAAAGGATTCGGCTATGTGCAAATATTACGCGTCAGAAGTGGCAATGAGGGTTACGACAAATGCGGTTCAGGTATTCGGCGGATACGGATACATGAAAGAATATCCCGTTGAAAAAATGATGAGAGACGCAAAAATAACACAGATATATGAAGGCACCAGCCAGATACAGTTAAACGAAATAGCCGCAAAGCTTATTAAAGAACACGCGATGAAGAAAAAATAA
- a CDS encoding electron transfer flavoprotein subunit beta/FixA family protein produces MKIVVCVKQVPDTTNIKVDPETGTLKRETAGTVMNPFDMYAIEEGLRLKEKLGGTVTVVSMGLPMAKEMLKIAIGMGADEAVLLSDRRLAGSDTWATSYALAKVCEKLGYDVILFGKQAVDGDTAQVGPSTAAYLNVPQITWVKKIREINEKEIIAERLMEDGTDVVKASLPVVLTVVKEINEPRLESLKGKMRAKKYEVPTWTLDDINGDEAMVGVKNSPTRVNKSWTPVREFGKAELITGADAAETADKLYVKLKELGFIK; encoded by the coding sequence ATGAAAATTGTTGTATGTGTTAAACAGGTTCCGGATACCACAAATATTAAAGTTGATCCGGAAACAGGCACGTTAAAAAGGGAAACTGCCGGAACTGTAATGAATCCTTTTGACATGTATGCTATTGAAGAAGGTTTAAGGCTTAAAGAAAAGCTTGGCGGTACGGTTACTGTTGTTTCAATGGGCCTTCCTATGGCAAAAGAAATGTTAAAGATAGCAATAGGCATGGGCGCGGATGAAGCCGTGCTGTTATCAGACAGAAGGCTTGCGGGTTCAGACACATGGGCCACTTCTTACGCGCTTGCAAAGGTATGCGAAAAACTTGGCTATGATGTAATTCTTTTTGGCAAGCAGGCTGTAGACGGCGACACGGCACAGGTAGGTCCTTCCACCGCTGCGTATCTTAATGTTCCGCAGATTACATGGGTAAAAAAGATAAGGGAAATAAATGAAAAAGAGATAATTGCCGAAAGGCTTATGGAAGACGGTACGGATGTTGTAAAAGCATCGCTTCCTGTAGTGCTTACGGTTGTAAAGGAAATAAATGAACCAAGGCTTGAATCCCTTAAGGGCAAAATGAGGGCCAAGAAATATGAAGTGCCCACATGGACGCTTGATGATATCAACGGAGACGAGGCAATGGTGGGCGTAAAGAATTCGCCGACAAGGGTTAACAAATCCTGGACGCCTGTCAGGGAATTTGGCAAGGCGGAATTAATTACCGGCGCTGACGCAGCCGAGACTGCAGACAAGCTCTATGTTAAGTTAAAAGAGCTTGGCTTCATTAAATAA
- a CDS encoding electron transfer flavoprotein subunit alpha/FixB family protein, with product MANKDDFRGVWIVAEQRNNQLHKVSFELLGKGRELADKLGVKLSAVIMGDKVQELAKELVAYGADTVYVADNPKLAHFNDELYTEVVTELANKHKPEIIITGATAIGRAFFPRVSIKLNAGLTADCTDFELDMENRNLLQVRPAFGGSLMAKIMTPEKRPQMSTARYKVFKALAKDDGRKGEIVDAGVNVDAFQAKSQFMEFIPEVETTINIAEADMIVSGGRGIGGADNFKVVKEFAGAMGCAVGASRAAVDSGWIPYSHQVGQTGKTVSPKLYMALGISGAVQHLAGMQSSDIIVAINKDAEAPIFSVAKVGVVGDIFQIIPALTERIKKGC from the coding sequence ATGGCCAACAAAGACGATTTCAGGGGAGTATGGATTGTAGCGGAACAGCGCAACAATCAGCTGCATAAAGTAAGTTTTGAACTTCTTGGCAAGGGCCGCGAACTGGCTGACAAGCTTGGAGTGAAATTATCAGCTGTAATTATGGGCGACAAAGTTCAGGAACTTGCAAAAGAGCTTGTCGCATACGGCGCTGATACGGTATATGTCGCGGACAACCCCAAACTTGCGCATTTTAATGATGAACTTTACACGGAAGTTGTAACAGAACTTGCCAATAAACACAAACCGGAAATTATCATAACCGGGGCGACCGCTATAGGCAGGGCGTTTTTTCCGCGCGTTTCCATAAAGCTTAACGCGGGTTTGACGGCTGACTGCACGGATTTTGAACTTGATATGGAAAACAGAAACCTTCTGCAGGTAAGGCCCGCTTTTGGCGGAAGCCTTATGGCAAAGATTATGACGCCTGAAAAAAGGCCTCAGATGTCCACTGCCAGGTATAAAGTCTTTAAAGCGCTTGCAAAAGATGACGGCAGAAAAGGCGAAATAGTGGATGCGGGCGTAAACGTGGACGCGTTCCAGGCAAAGTCGCAGTTTATGGAATTTATTCCTGAAGTTGAAACAACCATAAATATCGCGGAAGCCGACATGATTGTGTCGGGCGGGCGCGGTATCGGCGGAGCAGATAATTTTAAAGTTGTAAAAGAATTTGCGGGCGCAATGGGATGCGCTGTAGGCGCTTCAAGGGCGGCGGTAGATTCAGGATGGATTCCTTACAGCCATCAGGTTGGCCAGACAGGAAAAACAGTTTCACCCAAACTTTATATGGCGCTTGGCATATCCGGCGCTGTTCAGCACCTTGCAGGAATGCAGAGTTCGGATATTATCGTGGCGATAAATAAAGACGCGGAAGCCCCTATATTTTCAGTTGCAAAAGTGGGAGTTGTAGGCGATATATTCCAGATAATACCGGCGCTTACGGAAAGAATTAAAAAAGGCTGTTAA